A region from the Oceanidesulfovibrio marinus genome encodes:
- a CDS encoding FG-GAP-like repeat-containing protein, whose product MQSHRTFRVALFVCSFLMLLSSPAWAKQDTFAVLPFAVNGPSEYAYLSEGIQDMLTTRLHWQDKFVSVDRSKLANLPSLKGLAEDKAAQLKSQLGVDYLFWGSATIMGDSMSIDLKSMGPEGAIQTRSASVKNDQLMQTLENFSKQINSALFQTGGQNVAQAPQGGGQQQNQVNAMNPGLVHNEINQNTQFYLNPQFRYAGDSSGSGRIRSSTLPYSANSMVIADGDGDGQQEIFIINDDEVHALRFDVENKLQPLASYKRSPSFRNIHINAYDVDGDGQQEIIVAAVRVSTKGKDNTYEVYDASSYILKYRDNKFTVLFDKIPFFINVVTRPPSYEPVLIGQKEGSRELFDTGVYEMIEAGGSFQLGPRLLLPKEANVFNFVYLPQEERYKIVVVDKDDKLRVYTNTGEQQSRSDKVYSGSGIGLTDQFEPIGIEDDLLLRDHYYVPLRMIPFNLDGDDRSELLVNHPVSVASMFFERYRHFPEGEIHALYWDGVGMNLVWKTRRIKGSVADLGLSDVNNDGIIDLAVLVNKHPGTLGMNKRRSLLLFYPLDTSSQNGLIDQGFRTDSE is encoded by the coding sequence ATGCAATCGCATCGGACCTTCAGGGTCGCACTATTCGTATGCAGCTTCCTCATGCTGCTCAGCAGCCCGGCCTGGGCAAAGCAGGACACCTTCGCCGTGCTGCCGTTCGCGGTAAACGGCCCTTCCGAATACGCGTACCTGAGCGAAGGCATTCAGGACATGCTGACCACCCGCCTGCACTGGCAGGACAAGTTTGTCTCCGTGGACCGATCCAAGCTGGCGAACCTGCCCAGCCTCAAGGGTCTGGCCGAGGACAAGGCCGCACAGCTCAAGTCGCAGCTCGGCGTGGACTACCTCTTCTGGGGCAGCGCCACCATCATGGGCGACAGCATGAGCATCGACCTCAAGTCCATGGGACCCGAAGGGGCCATACAGACGCGCAGTGCTTCTGTAAAGAACGACCAGCTCATGCAGACGCTTGAGAACTTCTCCAAGCAGATCAACTCCGCCCTCTTCCAGACGGGCGGCCAGAACGTGGCGCAGGCGCCCCAGGGCGGCGGCCAGCAGCAGAACCAGGTCAACGCCATGAACCCCGGCCTGGTGCACAACGAGATCAACCAGAACACGCAGTTCTACCTGAACCCGCAGTTCCGCTACGCCGGCGACTCCTCCGGTTCGGGCCGCATCCGCTCCAGCACCCTGCCCTACTCCGCCAACAGCATGGTCATTGCGGATGGCGACGGCGACGGCCAGCAGGAGATCTTCATCATCAACGACGACGAGGTGCACGCCCTGCGCTTCGACGTCGAGAACAAGCTCCAGCCCCTGGCCTCCTACAAGCGCTCGCCCTCATTCCGCAACATCCACATCAACGCCTATGATGTGGACGGCGACGGCCAGCAGGAGATCATCGTGGCGGCCGTCCGCGTGAGCACCAAGGGCAAGGACAACACCTACGAGGTGTACGACGCCTCCTCCTACATCCTCAAGTACAGGGACAACAAGTTCACCGTACTGTTCGACAAGATCCCGTTCTTCATCAACGTGGTGACGAGGCCGCCCAGCTACGAGCCCGTGCTCATCGGCCAGAAGGAAGGCTCCCGCGAGCTCTTCGACACCGGCGTGTACGAAATGATCGAGGCCGGCGGCTCCTTCCAGCTTGGACCGCGGCTCCTTCTGCCCAAGGAAGCCAACGTCTTCAACTTCGTCTACCTGCCGCAGGAAGAGCGCTACAAGATCGTGGTCGTGGACAAGGATGACAAGCTGCGCGTGTACACCAACACCGGCGAGCAGCAGTCCCGTTCCGACAAGGTCTACTCCGGTTCCGGCATCGGCCTGACCGACCAGTTCGAGCCCATCGGCATCGAGGACGACCTGCTCCTGCGCGACCACTACTATGTCCCGCTGCGGATGATTCCCTTCAACCTGGATGGCGACGACCGCTCCGAGCTGCTCGTGAACCATCCCGTGTCGGTTGCCTCCATGTTCTTCGAGCGCTACCGCCACTTCCCCGAAGGCGAGATCCACGCCCTGTACTGGGACGGCGTGGGCATGAACCTGGTCTGGAAGACCCGCCGGATCAAGGGCTCCGTGGCCGACCTGGGCCTGAGCGACGTCAACAACGACGGCATCATCGACCTCGCCGTGCTGGTGAACAAGCACCCGGGCACCCTGGGTATGAACAAACGCCGCTCCCTGCTGCTCTTCTATCCCCTGGATACAAGCTCGCAGAACGGCTTGATAGACCAAGGATTCCGTACGGATTCCGAGTAG
- a CDS encoding RsmB/NOP family class I SAM-dependent RNA methyltransferase, whose translation MLEDQGRSFRLICQEWERPMLLELLAAEGYTLEPLPAHPLLMRASGGEAALGSSLAARFGRLYIQDAASFIAPLALDPRPGETVLDMCASPGGKSTFLAQLAGPDGVVMANEPNPQRLATLRQNILRLSMANVASLDSPGEKLPIPDGSLNAILLDPPCSGWGTAEKHPRVRELWQGDKVEPLKTLQRKLLKEAIRVLAPGGRLVYSTCTTNVEENEAQVLHAVETYGMRIDPIAPPPGYAFDEPELDETPGVLRVAGELSAAQGHFVARMVKPGNGSAAAPEHDDDAVNASLEALERKGGVVVDVDEVPGAEHLPAGELVAFKGQVRFLPRAVLAMLRPGTRWQGMALGRLTAGGFRVQSRCRALMSPSPGAEALNVTETEPLEDLLAGRGHFLDAPARTKPLPLYYRGLALGWLAVKGDGRRVLWTEK comes from the coding sequence ATGTTGGAAGATCAGGGTCGGAGCTTCCGGCTCATCTGTCAGGAATGGGAGCGGCCCATGCTGCTGGAGCTGCTGGCCGCCGAAGGGTATACGTTGGAACCGCTGCCGGCGCACCCGTTGCTGATGCGCGCTTCCGGCGGGGAGGCGGCCCTGGGCTCCAGCCTGGCAGCGCGGTTCGGCCGGCTCTACATCCAGGACGCGGCATCGTTCATTGCGCCGCTGGCTCTGGACCCCCGGCCGGGCGAGACCGTGCTGGACATGTGCGCCAGCCCGGGCGGCAAGTCCACCTTTCTGGCGCAGCTCGCCGGACCGGACGGCGTGGTCATGGCCAACGAGCCCAATCCCCAGCGCCTGGCCACCCTGCGGCAAAATATCCTGCGCCTCTCCATGGCCAACGTGGCCAGCCTCGATTCGCCGGGTGAGAAGCTGCCCATACCGGACGGCAGCCTGAACGCCATACTGCTGGACCCGCCGTGCAGCGGCTGGGGCACGGCGGAGAAGCATCCCCGCGTGCGCGAGCTGTGGCAGGGCGACAAGGTGGAGCCGCTCAAGACCTTGCAGCGCAAGCTGCTGAAGGAGGCGATCCGGGTGCTCGCGCCGGGTGGCCGGCTCGTCTACTCCACCTGCACCACCAACGTGGAGGAGAACGAGGCCCAGGTGCTGCATGCCGTGGAGACGTACGGCATGCGCATCGATCCCATCGCGCCGCCGCCGGGATACGCCTTTGACGAGCCAGAGCTGGACGAGACGCCGGGTGTGCTGCGCGTGGCCGGGGAGCTCTCGGCCGCGCAGGGCCACTTTGTGGCGCGGATGGTCAAGCCGGGCAACGGGTCGGCGGCTGCTCCGGAGCACGATGATGACGCGGTGAACGCGTCCCTGGAGGCCCTTGAGCGCAAGGGCGGCGTAGTCGTGGACGTGGACGAAGTTCCCGGAGCCGAGCACCTGCCGGCCGGGGAGCTGGTGGCTTTCAAGGGCCAGGTCCGCTTTTTGCCGCGCGCCGTGCTGGCCATGCTGCGGCCGGGCACGCGTTGGCAGGGCATGGCCCTGGGCCGCTTGACCGCCGGCGGTTTTCGGGTGCAATCTCGCTGCCGTGCGCTCATGTCGCCGTCGCCAGGGGCGGAGGCCCTCAATGTGACGGAGACAGAGCCGCTGGAAGATCTTCTGGCCGGCCGCGGCCATTTTCTGGATGCGCCGGCGCGGACAAAACCCCTGCCGCTGTATTACAGAGGGTTGGCGCTTGGCTGGCTGGCGGTCAAGGGCGACGGCCGGCGCGTGCTCTGGACGGAAAAGTAA
- a CDS encoding class I fructose-bisphosphate aldolase, which yields MIGTTRRRARLFDPESGKSVILSLDHGASDGMIPGIEKIQEMLGAVGSSRAQGVVLNKGLARSWGGNVDQRVGLVIQLSGGTKHGLPTYNKSLVCSVPEALRAGADAVCVHVNLGNDLEDRMLGDLGVVTDEAHQLGLPVMAVIYARGGQIVNELDPALIGHSIRLGGELGADLVAVPFSGESESFGRAARSCPVPVLVTGGPRKASLDIVLDDISQALEAGASGVCVGRNIFQHPDPIAALAKVTERVHGAK from the coding sequence ATGATCGGAACCACACGGCGGCGGGCCAGACTCTTCGACCCGGAATCCGGGAAGAGCGTGATTCTGAGCCTGGACCACGGTGCATCGGACGGCATGATCCCCGGGATCGAGAAAATACAGGAAATGCTGGGGGCGGTCGGCTCCAGCCGGGCGCAGGGCGTGGTGCTGAACAAAGGCCTGGCCCGCTCCTGGGGCGGCAACGTGGATCAGCGGGTCGGCCTGGTCATACAGCTTTCCGGCGGCACCAAGCATGGGCTGCCCACGTACAACAAGAGCCTGGTTTGCTCCGTGCCGGAGGCGTTGCGCGCCGGGGCGGACGCGGTGTGCGTGCACGTGAACCTGGGCAACGATCTGGAAGACCGCATGCTGGGCGACCTCGGTGTGGTGACGGACGAGGCGCATCAGCTGGGCCTGCCGGTGATGGCCGTGATCTACGCCCGCGGCGGGCAGATAGTGAACGAGCTGGACCCCGCGCTCATCGGCCACTCCATCCGCCTGGGCGGCGAGCTGGGCGCGGACCTGGTGGCGGTGCCCTTTTCCGGCGAGTCCGAGAGCTTCGGCCGCGCGGCGCGCTCCTGCCCGGTGCCGGTGCTGGTCACGGGCGGACCGCGCAAGGCGAGCCTGGACATTGTTCTGGACGATATCTCGCAGGCCTTGGAGGCCGGCGCGTCGGGCGTGTGCGTGGGCCGCAACATCTTTCAGCACCCGGACCCCATTGCGGCCCTGGCCAAGGTCACGGAGCGGGTGCACGGCGCGAAGTAG
- a CDS encoding chloride channel protein, whose protein sequence is MLPAQLRSPWRTILHSYKNVDYVRWLTLGILVGVFSGVAAVLFFISIEFIKTFLLHHLAGIEMPALVNEEVFHLPAGSFRPWLVPIFTTATGLITGLLVSKFIPETVDSGTDGTDAMIKSFHRNEGYLRPIVPIIKGATAVLTIASGGSAGREGPISQIGAGIGSFLANKLKLSVKERRILLLAGAAGGLGAIFRAPLGGAITAVEVIYMEDFESEAILPSVLSSVVAYTIFSFTFGNKPIFDIPTFHFRDGRELIFYAILALFCTATGWFYIKTFRFLKFSIFGKIREKAGITAAMTMGGLCMGMLGMAVPQVLTGGYGWLQEAILGNLPIAIMLLVILTKTVATSFTLGSGMSGGMFAPALFVGGVSGGVIGKLAHTYFPDIATQPGGYVLVGMAAFFACVAHAPVGPLLMVCEITQGYGLLAPLMLASALCLVMGRKLFLYDNQVDNKFESPAHIKDATINILEQLQVRDFFRPGRVTTLEEGTTLKALVDIIAGTNEFCFPVKNEAGELTGILTIQDVREVLFEDSLYDVILVKELARKPIVLYPHDDLYQALLSFVDTDLGQLPVVDHQKGHKVLGMINREDVFKAYSHTIKTLEEE, encoded by the coding sequence ATGTTACCTGCCCAATTGAGGAGCCCCTGGCGCACCATTCTCCATTCCTACAAGAATGTTGACTACGTGCGATGGCTCACGCTGGGCATTCTGGTCGGCGTGTTTTCCGGCGTAGCCGCTGTTCTCTTCTTCATCAGCATCGAGTTCATCAAAACCTTCCTGCTGCACCACCTGGCCGGCATCGAGATGCCGGCGCTCGTCAACGAAGAAGTCTTCCATCTGCCAGCCGGCTCGTTCCGGCCCTGGCTCGTGCCCATCTTCACCACGGCCACCGGCCTCATCACCGGCCTGCTCGTCAGCAAGTTCATTCCCGAAACCGTGGACTCCGGCACCGACGGCACGGACGCGATGATCAAGTCCTTCCATCGCAACGAAGGCTATCTGCGTCCCATCGTGCCCATCATCAAGGGCGCCACGGCCGTGCTGACCATCGCCTCGGGCGGCTCGGCCGGCCGCGAGGGACCGATCTCCCAGATCGGCGCCGGCATCGGCTCGTTCCTCGCCAACAAGCTGAAGCTCTCGGTCAAGGAGCGGCGCATCCTGCTGCTGGCCGGCGCGGCCGGCGGCCTGGGCGCCATCTTCCGCGCGCCTCTGGGCGGCGCCATCACGGCCGTGGAGGTCATCTACATGGAGGACTTCGAGTCCGAGGCCATCCTGCCCTCGGTCCTTTCCTCTGTGGTGGCCTACACCATCTTCAGCTTCACCTTCGGCAACAAGCCCATCTTCGACATCCCGACATTCCACTTCAGAGACGGCCGCGAACTCATATTCTACGCTATCCTCGCCCTGTTCTGCACGGCCACGGGCTGGTTCTACATCAAGACCTTCCGCTTCCTGAAGTTCTCCATCTTCGGCAAGATCCGCGAGAAGGCCGGCATCACCGCAGCCATGACCATGGGTGGTCTGTGCATGGGCATGCTGGGCATGGCCGTGCCCCAGGTGCTCACCGGCGGCTACGGCTGGCTGCAGGAGGCCATCCTCGGCAACCTGCCCATCGCCATCATGCTGCTGGTCATTCTTACCAAGACCGTGGCCACATCCTTCACTCTGGGCTCCGGCATGAGCGGCGGCATGTTCGCCCCGGCCCTGTTCGTGGGCGGCGTCAGCGGCGGCGTTATCGGCAAGCTCGCGCACACCTACTTCCCGGACATCGCCACCCAGCCAGGCGGCTACGTGCTGGTGGGCATGGCCGCATTCTTCGCCTGCGTGGCGCACGCCCCCGTGGGTCCGCTGCTCATGGTCTGCGAGATCACCCAGGGCTACGGCCTGCTCGCGCCGCTCATGCTCGCCTCGGCGCTGTGCCTGGTCATGGGTCGCAAGCTCTTCCTCTACGACAACCAGGTGGACAACAAGTTCGAGTCGCCGGCGCACATCAAGGACGCCACCATCAACATCCTGGAGCAGCTCCAGGTGCGCGACTTCTTCCGCCCAGGCCGCGTGACCACCCTGGAAGAGGGCACCACGCTCAAGGCCCTGGTGGACATCATCGCCGGCACCAACGAGTTCTGCTTCCCGGTGAAAAACGAGGCCGGCGAGCTTACCGGCATCCTCACCATCCAGGACGTGCGCGAGGTCCTGTTCGAGGACTCGCTCTACGACGTCATCCTGGTCAAGGAGCTGGCGAGAAAGCCTATCGTCCTGTATCCTCATGACGACCTCTATCAGGCCCTGCTCTCGTTTGTGGATACGGACCTGGGCCAGCTGCCCGTGGTGGATCACCAGAAAGGCCACAAGGTCCTCGGCATGATCAACCGTGAGGACGTCTTCAAGGCTTACTCCCACACCATCAAGACACTCGAAGAAGAGTAG
- a CDS encoding bifunctional riboflavin kinase/FAD synthetase — translation MEIARLKQEITLDLTRGTAATIGNFDGVHKGHARLIERVLAKARAQNLASAVITFCPHPLQVLIGPHTPPFITIREQKLDLIEALGVDLTMMLDFNREMAALSPREFVQKYLVDWLNVKELVVGYDYTFGKGRQGNFAMLSELGREFGFNVERLDPVIINGAIVSSTRIRDLIKAGDVFAVRPLLGRFYVVRGNVVSGESRGRLLGFPTANLQLENEVTPKNGVYAVWAQLGDRMLPGVANIGYKPTFEGRQFSFEVHILDFGEDIYGQELRVHFVQFIRPEQKFSGPDELIARIKEDAALARRILESPEAQL, via the coding sequence ATGGAAATTGCTCGTCTCAAGCAGGAAATAACCCTCGACCTCACCAGAGGCACCGCTGCAACCATCGGCAATTTCGATGGCGTGCACAAGGGGCATGCCCGGCTCATCGAGCGCGTGCTGGCCAAAGCCCGCGCCCAGAACCTGGCCAGCGCGGTCATCACCTTCTGCCCTCATCCGCTGCAGGTGCTCATCGGCCCACACACCCCGCCGTTCATCACCATCCGCGAACAGAAGCTCGACCTCATCGAAGCCCTGGGCGTGGACCTGACCATGATGCTGGACTTCAACCGCGAGATGGCGGCCCTGTCCCCGCGCGAGTTCGTCCAGAAGTACCTCGTGGACTGGCTCAACGTGAAGGAGCTGGTGGTGGGCTACGACTACACCTTCGGCAAGGGGCGCCAGGGCAACTTTGCCATGCTCTCGGAGCTGGGCCGGGAGTTCGGCTTCAATGTCGAGCGCCTCGACCCCGTGATCATCAACGGCGCCATCGTGTCGTCAACGCGCATTCGCGACCTTATCAAAGCCGGCGACGTATTTGCCGTCCGGCCCTTGCTCGGCCGCTTCTATGTGGTGCGCGGCAACGTGGTCAGCGGCGAAAGCCGCGGCCGCCTGCTGGGCTTTCCCACGGCCAACCTCCAGCTGGAGAACGAAGTCACGCCCAAGAACGGCGTCTACGCCGTCTGGGCCCAGCTTGGAGACCGCATGCTGCCTGGCGTTGCAAATATCGGCTACAAACCGACCTTCGAGGGACGGCAGTTTTCCTTCGAGGTCCATATCCTCGATTTCGGGGAGGACATTTACGGCCAAGAGTTACGCGTCCATTTCGTGCAGTTCATCCGCCCGGAGCAGAAGTTCTCCGGCCCAGACGAGCTTATAGCGCGCATAAAGGAGGACGCAGCCTTGGCACGGCGCATTCTCGAATCGCCGGAAGCACAGTTGTGA
- a CDS encoding DUF2339 domain-containing protein: MDIWAFIATCVALLLLACLIVPWVNWYRINKMTRQLQSLTERLERLAGRIEQGADIASATPEAEVTAVHEISGPAAKTPEPEPDAMPDAEAEPSFFEEATEPTAPSIPGEPREAEPLTDAEPETAEPVTAEPAPSESASPSAPITKDAPEPPSERISQPAASVDDVLDKLIVSKSTPSSQPGSPEHKPPQATAPKPERKRKDIEQQFGSRLFVWLGGIALALAGFFLVKYSIEQGLLSPTVRVVLGGVFGLCLLYAADMVRGKPNLADGVRISQALSGAGIAVLYVSLFAATTLYDLLPSYVGLVGMAAVTAGAVLLSLRFGLPIALLGLVGGFVTPLLIGSRHPQASVLFIYLFLVVLGMMAVVRRQRWWVLSIPTVIGALVWVLAWLVSEFTPSDSIWLGLFLIAVSATVVISSHRQYLEGDTDHPNWFRITSILNYLTMAGALGLMSLVADQADYGLMEWGLYGLIAIGGIVLAFLNQRLYGLVPWIAMAVNAAMLASWGAADGVAFAQTLGLFGALYVASGYILQSRSERPLIWTGLVVASSIGYYLLAYFELRNTWLFTDIPLFWGGLALVLFCLAVYALRNIIVEVPREHPQKPHLLALYAATCTAFLSIALSIELPREFLSVAFSAELCAIAWLYTRLEIKALRPIAGILAGVFGFLLLPQILLLVQLSAYSLVEVKLALQEGIPIVDWPAFQLGVPAVFFVLSAYLLRRRKDGVLVRIFELSAIALIGVMGYYLTRHVFHVASDVLFVKAGFFERGVITNILFAYGIACLWIAERYTRPAVTVGGIVLCCVAVFRICYFDCITYNPLWASQNVGAYPIVNALLLTYGLPILWTWRAMQYVPRGRWDTALYGFMLLLAFLLISLEVRQAYQGELLNGGPTGNAEVYAYSVAWLVFGIGLLLFGALRKARVLRFASLVVMILAVAKVFLYDASELEGLFRVFSFFGLGLSLLGLSWFYSKYVFGERDLLEGLRKKGDE; the protein is encoded by the coding sequence ATGGATATCTGGGCATTCATCGCCACCTGCGTCGCCCTCCTGCTGCTGGCGTGCCTGATCGTCCCCTGGGTGAACTGGTACCGGATCAACAAAATGACCCGGCAACTCCAGAGCTTGACCGAACGCCTGGAGCGCCTGGCCGGGCGGATCGAGCAGGGCGCGGATATTGCGTCGGCAACGCCCGAAGCAGAGGTGACTGCGGTCCATGAAATCTCAGGCCCTGCTGCTAAGACGCCGGAGCCCGAACCGGACGCCATGCCCGATGCCGAGGCAGAGCCATCATTCTTCGAGGAGGCGACCGAACCGACCGCGCCCAGTATCCCTGGCGAGCCCCGCGAAGCAGAGCCCCTGACAGACGCCGAACCGGAGACAGCAGAGCCGGTGACAGCAGAACCGGCACCCTCGGAATCCGCATCCCCCAGTGCCCCCATTACAAAGGACGCGCCGGAGCCGCCCAGCGAGCGCATCTCCCAACCTGCCGCATCCGTGGACGACGTGCTCGACAAGCTCATCGTTTCCAAGTCCACGCCCTCATCCCAGCCTGGATCGCCCGAACACAAACCGCCGCAGGCAACAGCGCCAAAGCCCGAGCGCAAGCGCAAGGACATCGAGCAGCAGTTCGGCTCCCGCCTGTTCGTCTGGCTCGGCGGCATTGCCCTGGCTCTGGCCGGTTTCTTCCTGGTCAAGTACTCCATCGAGCAGGGACTGCTCAGCCCCACGGTGCGCGTCGTGCTCGGCGGTGTCTTCGGCCTCTGCCTGCTCTATGCGGCGGACATGGTACGCGGCAAACCCAACCTCGCTGACGGCGTGCGCATCTCCCAGGCATTGTCCGGCGCGGGCATCGCCGTGCTGTACGTCAGCCTGTTCGCGGCAACCACGCTGTACGACCTGCTGCCGTCCTACGTGGGCCTGGTGGGCATGGCCGCTGTCACGGCCGGCGCTGTGCTGCTCTCGCTGCGCTTCGGCCTGCCAATCGCCCTGCTCGGCCTGGTGGGCGGCTTTGTCACGCCGCTGCTGATCGGCTCCAGGCATCCGCAGGCCTCGGTACTGTTCATCTACCTCTTTCTGGTGGTGCTCGGGATGATGGCCGTGGTCCGCCGGCAGCGCTGGTGGGTGCTCTCCATCCCCACGGTGATCGGCGCGCTCGTCTGGGTCCTTGCCTGGCTGGTGAGCGAATTCACGCCGAGCGACTCCATCTGGCTCGGCCTGTTTCTCATCGCCGTAAGCGCCACCGTAGTCATCTCCTCGCACCGCCAGTACCTGGAGGGGGATACGGACCACCCGAACTGGTTCCGCATCACCTCCATCCTCAACTACCTGACCATGGCCGGAGCCCTGGGGCTGATGAGCCTCGTGGCCGACCAGGCCGACTACGGCCTGATGGAGTGGGGGTTGTACGGGCTCATTGCCATCGGCGGCATTGTCCTGGCCTTCCTCAACCAGCGGCTCTACGGGCTGGTGCCATGGATCGCCATGGCCGTGAACGCGGCAATGCTCGCCAGCTGGGGTGCGGCCGACGGTGTGGCCTTTGCCCAGACCCTGGGCCTGTTCGGCGCGCTCTACGTGGCCAGCGGGTATATATTGCAGTCTCGCAGCGAACGGCCGCTCATCTGGACCGGCCTCGTGGTGGCGTCGAGCATCGGCTACTACCTGCTGGCCTACTTCGAGCTGCGTAACACCTGGCTGTTCACGGATATTCCGCTGTTCTGGGGCGGGCTTGCCCTGGTTCTCTTCTGCCTGGCGGTATACGCGTTGCGGAACATCATTGTGGAGGTGCCGCGGGAGCATCCGCAGAAGCCGCACCTGCTGGCGCTGTACGCGGCCACGTGCACGGCTTTCCTCTCCATTGCGCTGTCCATCGAGCTGCCGCGGGAGTTCCTTTCCGTGGCCTTCTCGGCCGAGCTCTGCGCCATTGCCTGGCTCTACACCAGGCTGGAGATCAAGGCGCTGCGGCCCATCGCTGGCATCCTCGCCGGCGTGTTCGGCTTTTTGCTGCTGCCGCAGATTTTGCTGCTGGTGCAGCTCAGCGCGTACAGCCTGGTGGAGGTCAAGCTGGCCCTGCAGGAGGGTATTCCCATCGTGGACTGGCCGGCCTTCCAGCTCGGCGTGCCGGCCGTGTTCTTTGTGCTGTCCGCGTACCTGCTCCGCCGGCGCAAGGACGGCGTCCTGGTGCGCATCTTCGAGCTCTCCGCCATCGCGCTCATCGGGGTGATGGGCTACTACCTCACCCGCCACGTCTTCCACGTGGCCTCGGACGTGCTCTTTGTCAAAGCCGGATTCTTCGAGCGCGGCGTCATCACCAACATCCTCTTTGCCTACGGCATCGCCTGCCTGTGGATTGCAGAGCGGTACACGCGCCCGGCCGTCACCGTGGGCGGCATCGTGCTCTGCTGCGTGGCCGTGTTCCGGATCTGCTACTTCGACTGCATCACCTACAACCCGCTGTGGGCGTCGCAGAACGTGGGCGCCTACCCCATCGTTAACGCCCTGTTGCTGACGTACGGCCTGCCCATCCTCTGGACTTGGCGGGCCATGCAGTACGTACCGCGTGGCCGGTGGGACACGGCCCTCTACGGCTTCATGCTGCTGCTGGCGTTTCTGCTGATCTCCCTGGAGGTGCGGCAGGCGTACCAGGGCGAGCTCCTGAACGGCGGGCCAACCGGCAACGCCGAGGTCTACGCGTACTCCGTGGCCTGGCTGGTCTTCGGCATAGGGCTCCTGCTCTTCGGCGCGCTGCGCAAGGCGCGGGTGCTGCGTTTCGCTTCGCTGGTGGTGATGATCCTGGCCGTTGCCAAGGTCTTCCTCTACGACGCCTCGGAGCTGGAAGGGCTGTTCCGGGTGTTCTCGTTCTTCGGCCTGGGCCTCAGCCTGCTGGGCCTGAGCTGGTTCTACTCGAAGTACGTGTTTGGTGAGCGGGACTTGCTGGAGGGGCTGCGAAAAAAGGGCGATGAATAA
- a CDS encoding acyl-CoA thioesterase: MQGKPPSASRITMSHFILPEDANPLGHGHGGVILKHIDTAAGMVAMRHMRGVAVTASIDRVDFIRPVFVGELVHLKANLNGVGKTSMEVGVRVEAENLYTGEIRYTNSAYLTFVALTSDGKPCDVPPLIPETPDDERRQLEAMERRQMRLTLRSRE; the protein is encoded by the coding sequence ATGCAAGGAAAGCCGCCCAGCGCAAGCCGCATAACAATGTCCCATTTCATTCTGCCGGAGGACGCCAACCCCCTGGGGCATGGCCACGGCGGTGTGATACTCAAACATATCGACACCGCGGCCGGCATGGTGGCCATGCGCCACATGCGCGGCGTGGCCGTCACAGCCTCCATCGACCGCGTGGACTTCATCCGCCCCGTGTTCGTGGGCGAGCTGGTGCACCTGAAGGCCAACCTCAACGGCGTGGGCAAGACCTCCATGGAGGTGGGCGTGCGCGTGGAGGCGGAGAACCTCTACACCGGGGAGATCCGCTACACCAACTCGGCCTACCTGACCTTTGTGGCGCTCACCAGTGACGGCAAGCCGTGCGACGTGCCGCCGCTCATCCCCGAGACCCCGGATGACGAGCGCCGCCAGCTCGAAGCCATGGAGCGCCGCCAGATGCGCCTGACCCTGCGCAGCAGGGAGTAA
- a CDS encoding sulfite exporter TauE/SafE family protein yields the protein MTSVTAYPVYLLLGAMVGVAASFTGLGGGFLMVPILLFMGYTAQKTVGTSLMATIIIALSAVVAHGRLGNVDYRVGLLLGVGGLVGAQLGARLVEHVDTAMFQKIFAMVLIVLAIYMFFKK from the coding sequence ATGACTTCCGTGACAGCATACCCCGTATATCTCCTCCTGGGCGCGATGGTCGGCGTTGCCGCGTCCTTCACGGGCCTGGGCGGAGGGTTCCTCATGGTGCCCATCCTGCTCTTTATGGGGTACACCGCGCAGAAGACCGTGGGCACGTCCCTGATGGCCACCATCATCATCGCCCTTTCGGCGGTGGTGGCCCACGGCAGGCTGGGCAATGTGGACTACAGGGTGGGCCTTCTCCTCGGCGTGGGCGGCCTTGTCGGCGCCCAGCTGGGAGCGCGCCTCGTGGAGCACGTGGACACCGCCATGTTCCAGAAAATTTTCGCCATGGTCCTCATCGTCCTGGCCATCTACATGTTCTTCAAAAAATAG